One Rhinolophus sinicus isolate RSC01 linkage group LG06, ASM3656204v1, whole genome shotgun sequence DNA window includes the following coding sequences:
- the DCUN1D5 gene encoding DCN1-like protein 5 isoform X2, translating to MCDCTEKLQNKFDFLRSQLNDISSFKNIYRYAFDFARDKDQRSLDIDTAKSMLALLLGRTWPLFSVFYQYLEQSKYRVMNKDQWYNVLEFSRTVHADLSNYDEDGAWPVLLDEFVEWQKVRQTS from the exons gtgTGACTGCACAGAAAAGTTACAGAACAAATTTGACTTTTTGCGCTCACAGTTGAATGATATTTCTTCGTTTAAGAATATCTACAGATACGCCTTTGATTTCGCAAGG gATAAAGATCAGAGAAGCCTTGATATTGATACTGCTAAATCTATGTTAGCTCTTCTGCTTGGGAGGACATGGCCactgttttcagtattttaccAGTACCTAGAg CAATCAAAGTATCGTGTTATGAACAAAGATCAGTGGTACAATGTATTAGAATTCAGCAGAACGGTCCATGCTGATCTTAGTAACTATGATGAAGATGGTGCTT gGCCTGTTCTTCTTGATGAATTTGTGGAATGGCAAAAGGTCCGTCAAACATCATAG